One Trichoderma atroviride chromosome 7, complete sequence DNA segment encodes these proteins:
- a CDS encoding uncharacterized protein (EggNog:ENOG41~TransMembrane:10 (o65-83i95-112o118-141i153-177o189-209i241-264o279-298i310-332o338-358i370-390o)), with the protein MNFYQANLIVLAVANACSFIHRHRLQNRKLCFRGIQEDEQKEIAAGPYTYAVYKYEKQLAEHTVALLYASGFVSGAASAPFAGQLADRYGRRTACIAYCICYGITCLAMLSYDLRILYVGRFFGGIATTLLFSVFEAWMITEYHSSRLERTKVSLGGIFANMTTISSVTAICCGVLGDGLVRYSGSQLAPFLASLACCIGASVLILAAWRENYGSIDTCKESPEAKTLKNRLLVALTNPEVAALIFASSCFEGAMYLFVFFWSAALKSVRVRSGYQDDLPFGLVFSSFMCAMMAGSSISTTRNASSSNGMVMDTLLFIFAIASAAFVVSTMLDHEYLLFWAFCVIEGCVGAYFPRMALIKSNVVDDSVRGGVYSALRLPLNIFVVVVHGLDRDGRSPKVFDLARVGSR; encoded by the exons ATGAACTTCTACCAGGCAAACCTGATCGTTTTGGCCGTGGCCAACGCCTGCTCTTTCATCCATCGACATCGCCTCCAAAACCGCAAGCTGTGCTTTCGTGGCATCCAAGAGgatgaacaaaaagaaatagcTGCA GGGCCATACACTTACGCCGTATACAAGTACGAAAAGCAACTCGCAGAGCACACCGTTGCTCTTTTATATGCTTCTGGCTTTGTTTCGGGTGCTGCCAGCGCCCCCTTTGCGGGACAGCTTGCAGATCGCTACGGGAGACGCACAGCATGTATTGCCTACTGCATCTGCTACGGGATTACATGTCTGGCAATGTTAAGCTACGACCTCAGAATCTTATATGTTGGTCGAttctttggcggcattgCTACAACTCTGCTGTTTAGTGTCTTTGAGGCTTGGATGATCACTGAATACCACTCGTCGCGCTTGGAACGAACCAAGGTTTCTCTTGGTGGCATCTTCGCTAACATGACAACCATCAGCAGTGTCACAGCGATATGCTGTGGCGTGCTGGGAGATGGTCTCGTTCGATATTCCGGTTCTCAACTGGCACCGTTTCTCGCCAGCCTTGCCTGCTGCATTGGGGCCAGCGTCCTCATATTGGCAGCATGGCGAGAGAACTATGGCAGCATTGACACTTGCAAGGAAAGTCCTGAGGCTAAGACGCTCAAAAATCGCTTGCTTGTAGCATTAACCAATCCCGAGGTCGCGGCTCTGATCTTTGCTTCGTCTTGTTTCGAAGGCGCAATGTATCTTTTTGTATTCTTCTGGTCAGCCGCTCTGAAGAGTGTCCGAGTGAGGTCAGGATATCAGGATGATCTCCCCTTTGGTCTCGTCTTCTCAAGCTTCATGTGTGCAATGATGGCCGGATCTAGCATATCGACGACTCGGaatgcttcatcttcgaaCGGCATGGTAATGGACACGCTCTTGTTCATATTCGCCATAGCTTCTGCAGCGTTTGTTGTTTCAACTATGCTTGACCACGAGTATTTACTCTTTTGGGCCTTTTGTGTTATCGAGGGTTGTGTTGGGGCATATTTCCCAAGAATGGCACTCATCAAAAGTAACGTCGTCGATGACTCTGTGCGAGGCGGGGTGTATAGCGCTCTTAGACTGCCACTGAATATCTTTGTGGTTGTTGTACACGGTCTCGATCGTGACGGTAGGAGTCCAAAAGTCTTTGATTTGGCCCGTGTAGGATCCCGCTAA
- a CDS encoding uncharacterized protein (TransMembrane:3 (o50-68i75-94o659-680i)): MYSAHDSSANSALHPDKVRGLGALWRGGGESARVVREHPEQCAGQRSNPVWLLSMLLVLLALLAHLVLHDAKLSALIFQLPWACRFFSFLHLHLPPSARWPLSSLTSQLTIQEDLICPRLTHLALSPPTSRVLTMGLAEHTSRIVSEFDFSDEELNRHVQEFLKQTDSGLREDGTSLSQIPSYVTAVPDGTEKGVYLAVDLGGTNFRVCSVSLNGDSTFNLTYTKVAIPKNLMVAKTARDLFGFLAKQIELFLREHHKEHFEGATSRRNTSSFPEGYHDEQIFRLGFTFSFPVQQLGINKGKLIRWTKGFDIPDAIGQDVCKLLQDEIDRLGLPVKVAALVNDTVGTLMARSYTSAGKHRSILGAIFGTGTNGAYIEKTSNIKKPIQGEYNTSTGEMVINTEWGSFDNQLNVLPSTAWDAALDRDSVNPGIQMYEKRVSGMFLGEIVRLAIADMIQDEDTSLFRDTNSSYNDWSTTTNISPKSGLLSQWGLDTAILSVAAADNTPELSTIRQELENTLLVYTPALEDAQAFKAVAGAVVRRAARLSAVAIGAIVLQSGKLEDPAEEIIDIGVDGSLVEHYPFFRDMIYEALRAIDGIGPSGADKIRIGIAKDGSGVGAALIALVAQKMEKPGDFLADLRRDIKRRLSQPFDLPVEESTLLSFPALVAGGVGIGALAAFLWSRYSTFRLSN; this comes from the exons ATGTACT CTGCACACGATTCTTCCGCCAACTCGGCGCTGCACCCGGACAAGGTTCGAGGCCTCGGCGCCTTGTGgcgcggtggtggtgagagcGCAAGGGTGGTGCGAGAGCATCCCGAGCAATGCGCCGGCCAGAGGTCCAATCCTGTGTGGCTGCTATCCATGCTGTTAGTGCTGCTGGCTCTC CTCGCTCATCTCGTGCTCCATGACGCCAAGCTCAGCGcactcatcttccagctgccgTGGGCGTGCCggttcttctcctttcttcatctccatcttcccccaTCAGCTCGCTGGCCGCTCTCTTCATTGACGTCGCAGCTCACGATCCAAGAAGACCTCATCTGCCCACGACTGACGCATCTCGCACTCTCGCCACCAACGTCGCGAGTCCTCACTATGGGTCTCGCCGAGCACACAAGCAGGATTGTCTCCGAGTTCGACTTTTCGGACGAGGAGCTCAATCGCCACGTACAGGAATTCCTGAAACAGACCG ATTCGGGActgagagaagatggaaccAGTCTCAGCCAGATTCCGTCCTATGTGACTGCCGTGCCGGATGGCACTGAGAAG GGTGTCTATCTAGCCGTAGACTTGGGCGGCACAAACTTTCGCGTTTGCTCCGTTTCTCTCAACGGCGACAGCACTTTCAACTTGACCTACACCAAGGTTGCCATTCCCAAGAATCTCATGGTCGCAAAGACTGCGAGAGATCTTTTCggcttcttggccaagcagATTGAACTCTTCCTCCGAGAGCACCACAAAGAGCACTTTGAGGGCGCGACGTCTCGTCGTAACACCAGTAGCTTCCCAGAGGGCTACCACGATGAGCAGATCTTTCGCCTGGGCTTCACATTCAGCTTTCCagtccagcagcttggcattAACAAGGGCAAGCTGATCCGATGGACCAAGGGCTTTGATATTCCGGATGCTATCGGCCAGGATGTCTGCAAGCTGCTTCAAGACGAGATCGACCGACTTGGTCTTCCGGTCAAGGTAGCTGCCTTGGTCAACGATACTGTGGGAACACTCATGGCTCGTTCATACACTTCTGCTGGAAAGCACCGCTCTATCCTCGGTGCCATCTTTGGCACAGGAACTAACGGCGCCTACATCGAGAAGACATCAAATATCAAGAAGCCAATCCAGGGCGAATACAATACGTCAACTGGCGAAATGGTTATCAACACCGAGTGGGGCTCTTTTGACAACCAGCTCAACGTCCTCCCCTCAACGGCTTGGGACGCTGCGCTGGATAGAGACAGTGTTAACCCGGGCATTCAGATGTACGAGAAGCGAGTCTCGGGCATGTTCCTGGGTGAGATTGTACGATTGGCGATTGCAGACATGATCCAGGACGAAGACACATCCTTATTCCGCGACACAAACTCCAGTTACAATGACTGGTCAACTACCACAAACATCAGCCCCAAATCTGGGCTCTTGTCCCAATGGGGTCTGGATACCGCCATCTTGTCCGTAGCTGCGGCCGATAACACTCCTGAGCTATCAACTATCCGACAAGAGCTGGAGAACACACTGCTGGTTTACACTCCCGCTTTGGAAGATGCGCAAGCATTCAAGGCCGTTGCGGGCGCTGTTGTTCGCAGAGCGGCCAGACTATCGGCTGTCGCAATTGGTGCCATTGTTCTCCAATCAGGAAAGCTCGAGGACCCCGCCGAAGAGATTATCGACATTGGTGTGGACGGCAGTCTGGTTGAGCACTACCCATTCTTCCGAGATATGATCTATGAAGCTCTGCGTGCCATCGATGGCATTGGCCCTAGCGGCGCGGATAAGATTCGCATCGGTATTGCCAAGGACGGCAGCGGAGTTGGCGCAGCTTTGATTGCCTTGGTTgcgcagaagatggagaagcctgGTGATTTCCTTGCTGACCTGCGACGGGACATTAAGCGGAGACTGTCTCAGCCATTTGATTTACCTG